TTTCCACATTTTCGAGAGCTGTCATGTAGGGAAGCAAATTCCGGCCGTTGTTCTGCCAAATAAAGCCGACGGTGTGTCTCTTGTATTCCACAAGCTGTGCTTCCGTCATCTTGAGCAGATCCCAATCCCCTACGACAGCTGTTCCAGCAGAGGGGCGGTCTAGACCCCCAAGGATGTTGAGCAGTGTTGACTTACCGCTGCCGCTGTTGCCGATAATTGCCATCATCTCACCCTCTTCGACAGTCAGGTTCAGACCTTGAAGAGCTACGACTTCAACCTCGCTGGTTTTATAAATCTTGACCAAGCCTTCGCAGTGAATCATATCAGCGCTCCTCTCCCATCTTCACAGCCTGATGTACTCTGAGTCTGCGAATTTGCCATAACAGCATCACTGCTCCAATGAAGAGCATGACTCCGGTTACGATATACAGCTGATTCGTATCACTGGCTTCGAACACGATCCGGAACGGAGGCACCTGAGTCTCTACATTATCCGTCGTTTGCAGGAATGGAAGAAACAATCTGCTCGCCAGCTGACCTATACCGATCCCTAGTGCGATGGATAACCCCGCCGTAAATACCTGTTCAAGCAGCAGCATCCCGCTCAGCTGACCTCTGGAGAGTCCCATCGCCCTCAGCACACCGAACTGAACGACTCTGCCTGACAGATTAAAGAACCAATACAGTACATAACCAATTAATGAAATAATAATGGAAACAAGAAATCCAAGGCTTAATATGCCAAAGACTCCGCCTCGCGATGGATGCTTGCTCTCTGCTACAAGCTCGGTACGGACATCCTTGACAGAGGACAATTCAATCCCTGCATTGGCTAATTCCGTCATCAGAGGAGCAACTAAGGCATCAGGCTCCATCTTGAGCCACACCTCGTACGGAATCATCGGCACCTGGTCGTAAATATAATCCAGATTGGTGATGAAGAACGGTGTCTGATCAGGGTATTGTGCCGGCCAGTATGGCAGAATACCAAATACAACAAATTCGATCATCTGCTCCTGCAGAGCAATGGATATGATGTCTCCACTTTCCAGCTGATATTTCTCCGCAAGATTAGAAGGAATTATGACGGCCCCTTCATAATGACCGAGCAGATCAAGATAACGATTCGGATGAGCTGGAAATAGATCATTACGGAACCAGGCCACCTCGGCAAAATCTACATTATCAATGCCTACAATCATTCCCTGACCTGCTGATTTACCTGAGACAATGACATTGCCTTTGGTTTGCAGGACCCTGGCAGCGTGTTCTACGCCAGGCAGCTGCCTGAATACTTCAAACGGCGGTTCAGAGTAAATCATTCTTCCGGGCGCTGTACCGCCTCCGCCCATGCCTGGATTTCCTCCACCGCCAGGATTGCCCCCGCCTCCTGGATTTCCTCCGGGATTACCGCCTGTATTTCCACCATTGTTATTTCCTCCGCCCCCAGCGCTGCCTCCGGGCTCATTCGGATTACCACCTCCGCCCGCGTTTCCACCGCTGACTGGAGTCAATTCAGGTGAACCCTCCCATACGGTCTGCATAACAACATCCGTACCATATTCATACAGCGTACGTTCTGTGGAATTCAGATCAATGGTTCTTGCAGCAGATGCATTGTACACGCCCAGTCCCAGAGTCAAAACCAGCAGGATCATAAGCGGGTAGTAAGAAGATGAAGACCGAGAGAGCTGAGTCAACGTCAGATAGAGCGGAACCGGAAAAATTTTGCGGCCGATCAACTGGATCAGTTTGAGAATCAACGGGAATAACCTCAGAAAGAACAGACCCATAGCAAATATCGCGATGGCGGGTACAAAAAATAAAAAAGGCTGCACCTGCAATTGATCGGTTGTCATTCCTGTTTGAAAGGTCAGCATCTGGCGTTCGTAGAACAGATAGTAGCCGTAGCCAGAAATACCGAGCAATAAAATATCGAGATACCACCGCTGCCATATCGGCTTACGATCACTTCTCGCCTGCCGGCGCTTGGCATCCACAATTGTCGCTCTTGCATAATTAATTGCCGGAATAACGGAAGCGATCATAGACGCAATTACCGCAACAAGCCCCAGCCAGAGTGCATCCTGCGTTACTCCTACAGGTATCGCTTTGCGATCGACGAATTCCAGGAATCCGCTAGCAGAGCCTATGCTCTTCGCCATAAACCAGCCAAGAAACGGACCTGCCATCATTGCTGCTGCGCCGAGAATCAAACCCTCCAGCAAATACAACAAAATAATCTGTCTGGCTGATGCTCCCCGGCTCCGCAGAACAGCAATATCACTCTCCTGCTTCTGAAGCGATTGTCTTGCGTTCATGACGATAAAATAGAAGACCATGGCAATCATCGGAACCGCAAGTGTGAAGAGCATGGTCTGCAGCTGCAGGCTCTGGGCTCTAAAGTTAGCAAGCAAATCACCGAAAGAGATGTCGACCTTAGTATCCTTTAATCGTTGATACAGCTCGATGTCCAATCGTTCGAGTGTTCTTCCCAGCCCTGGCAGCTGGCTCGTTTGAATCTCACCCAAGTCAAAGGCGTAATACCATCTCGAAGTCTGAAGCGGAACGCCTTTTTCTCCCAGCAAATAAGTATTCATCACTTCTGGATCGACATACAGTCCATTCA
This sequence is a window from Paenibacillus urinalis. Protein-coding genes within it:
- a CDS encoding ABC transporter permease, coding for MKGMPLLRLLARKMWNTRWLTLSTLLGLIVAVGFTVSIPMYADGALKRVVAQSLEEESSGMPAGSLLMSYQAAGGTKTDLASLNEVDRYIREDVSSSIGFDHNTYLNVRTIRSTEVSPEDPTKVDASRIRTMTAGAMTDLEDHVTVTQGVIPGNQVRDNVIEAAMLEEGMYRNDLHVGDILEYPVYSGLDLTLRVKITGVFTPDDLTDPYWFQGFEGMMNGLYVDPEVMNTYLLGEKGVPLQTSRWYYAFDLGEIQTSQLPGLGRTLERLDIELYQRLKDTKVDISFGDLLANFRAQSLQLQTMLFTLAVPMIAMVFYFIVMNARQSLQKQESDIAVLRSRGASARQIILLYLLEGLILGAAAMMAGPFLGWFMAKSIGSASGFLEFVDRKAIPVGVTQDALWLGLVAVIASMIASVIPAINYARATIVDAKRRQARSDRKPIWQRWYLDILLLGISGYGYYLFYERQMLTFQTGMTTDQLQVQPFLFFVPAIAIFAMGLFFLRLFPLILKLIQLIGRKIFPVPLYLTLTQLSRSSSSYYPLMILLVLTLGLGVYNASAARTIDLNSTERTLYEYGTDVVMQTVWEGSPELTPVSGGNAGGGGNPNEPGGSAGGGGNNNGGNTGGNPGGNPGGGGNPGGGGNPGMGGGGTAPGRMIYSEPPFEVFRQLPGVEHAARVLQTKGNVIVSGKSAGQGMIVGIDNVDFAEVAWFRNDLFPAHPNRYLDLLGHYEGAVIIPSNLAEKYQLESGDIISIALQEQMIEFVVFGILPYWPAQYPDQTPFFITNLDYIYDQVPMIPYEVWLKMEPDALVAPLMTELANAGIELSSVKDVRTELVAESKHPSRGGVFGILSLGFLVSIIISLIGYVLYWFFNLSGRVVQFGVLRAMGLSRGQLSGMLLLEQVFTAGLSIALGIGIGQLASRLFLPFLQTTDNVETQVPPFRIVFEASDTNQLYIVTGVMLFIGAVMLLWQIRRLRVHQAVKMGEER